Proteins encoded in a region of the Stieleria neptunia genome:
- a CDS encoding RecQ family ATP-dependent DNA helicase: MTLAETELAREARQILRDRFGLDEFRSGQAAVIERLLAGKNVAAVFPTGGGKSLCYQLPSQMLSGTTVVVSPLIALMKDQCDALAARGIRAARLDSSLTEQEFRDAMRGIRDGSIRLLYVAPERFFNERFLASVGSLDVSLFAIDEAHCISQWGHNFRPDYLKLAELAGTLNADRILALTATATPAVLEDIRKAFAIERDDAIRTPFHRSNLHLKSTVVTAADHYETLRQRIESRPRGATLVYVSKQKTAETIAEQLSDDGIPATAYHAGMDAETRATIQQDFLASGDGIIVATIAFGMGIDKANIRYVYHYNPPKSLEAYAQEIGRAGRDGERSICELLLLPEDRVVLENFTYGDTPSRHSVGRMIDFCHGQPDEFFISHYKLSFETDIRILVVRTLLTYLELDGYLQATSPRYDSYKIHPLVTSRAILNNFDGERREFLAGLLGQLTKARKWFSLNTVTAAKALGQDRQRIVKAIDFMAAQNWIEVNVSDLVHGYRWKRRLEHPKVIADQYFEKVVGREQSEVSRLEDVFAIASAASCQSRLLAEHFGETMDAACGACSHCLGEGPHTIPAITHREIGDGVRTALAEVCRQYPDHFATARQRARFLCGLSSPQMIRSRLSRHASFGVCEQIPFADVLRQVERISPEL; this comes from the coding sequence ATGACATTGGCTGAAACGGAGTTGGCCCGGGAAGCACGTCAGATTCTGCGCGACCGGTTCGGGCTGGACGAGTTTCGCAGCGGGCAGGCGGCGGTGATCGAGCGTCTGTTGGCCGGAAAGAATGTCGCGGCGGTGTTTCCGACCGGCGGCGGCAAGAGTCTGTGTTACCAATTGCCCAGCCAGATGTTGAGCGGAACGACGGTCGTCGTTTCGCCGCTGATCGCGTTGATGAAGGACCAGTGTGACGCCTTGGCCGCACGTGGGATCCGCGCCGCTCGACTGGACAGTTCCTTGACAGAGCAAGAGTTTCGCGACGCGATGCGGGGAATCCGCGACGGTTCGATTCGCCTGCTGTACGTCGCCCCGGAGCGATTTTTCAACGAACGATTTCTCGCCTCGGTCGGATCCTTGGATGTCTCGCTGTTTGCGATCGACGAAGCGCACTGCATCAGTCAATGGGGACACAATTTTCGCCCGGATTATTTGAAACTGGCCGAGTTGGCCGGCACGCTCAACGCCGATCGTATCCTGGCGCTGACCGCCACGGCGACGCCCGCGGTGCTGGAGGACATTCGCAAGGCCTTTGCCATTGAACGCGACGATGCGATCCGCACCCCGTTTCATCGCTCCAATTTGCATTTAAAAAGCACCGTTGTCACCGCGGCGGATCACTACGAAACACTCCGCCAGCGGATTGAGTCGCGACCACGTGGGGCCACGTTGGTCTATGTCTCGAAACAAAAAACGGCCGAAACGATCGCCGAGCAACTCAGCGACGATGGCATCCCTGCGACCGCGTACCACGCCGGGATGGACGCCGAGACGCGGGCGACGATCCAACAAGATTTTTTGGCATCCGGCGACGGCATCATCGTCGCGACGATCGCCTTTGGGATGGGGATCGACAAAGCAAATATCCGCTACGTCTATCACTACAATCCGCCCAAATCACTGGAGGCCTACGCACAAGAGATCGGACGCGCCGGACGTGACGGCGAGCGGTCGATTTGCGAACTGTTGTTGCTGCCCGAAGATCGTGTGGTGTTAGAGAATTTCACCTATGGCGACACGCCCAGCCGTCACAGCGTGGGACGGATGATCGATTTTTGCCACGGCCAACCCGACGAATTCTTTATCTCCCATTACAAGCTGTCGTTCGAAACCGATATCCGAATCCTTGTCGTTCGCACGTTGCTGACGTACTTGGAACTGGACGGCTACTTGCAAGCGACGTCGCCGCGCTACGATTCGTACAAGATTCATCCCTTGGTGACCTCGCGCGCGATCTTGAACAACTTTGACGGCGAACGGCGAGAGTTTCTGGCCGGATTGCTGGGACAATTGACCAAGGCGCGGAAGTGGTTTTCACTCAATACCGTCACCGCAGCCAAGGCGCTCGGTCAAGATCGACAACGGATCGTCAAAGCCATCGACTTCATGGCGGCGCAAAACTGGATCGAAGTCAACGTCAGCGATCTGGTTCACGGTTACCGTTGGAAACGGCGGCTGGAGCACCCCAAGGTCATTGCCGACCAGTATTTCGAAAAAGTGGTCGGTCGTGAGCAGTCGGAGGTGTCCAGGCTGGAAGACGTGTTCGCAATCGCCAGCGCAGCGAGTTGCCAATCGCGATTGTTGGCCGAACATTTTGGCGAGACGATGGACGCAGCGTGTGGTGCCTGCAGTCATTGCCTTGGCGAAGGTCCCCACACGATTCCCGCGATCACCCATCGCGAGATCGGTGACGGCGTGCGAACCGCGCTGGCCGAGGTTTGTCGGCAGTATCCCGATCATTTTGCGACCGCGCGTCAACGGGCACGCTTTTTGTGCGGACTGTCGTCACCGCAGATGATCCGGTCGCGGCTGTCCCGGCACGCCAGTTTTGGGGTCTGTGAACAAATCCCCTTCGCCGATGTGCTTCGTCAGGTCGAACGGATCTCGCCAGAGCTTTAA
- a CDS encoding exo-alpha-sialidase: MLDHRLQSKLVDLCHLLIDQRRARVIVPPYDASSGFWFGGGNMAVGPQGDLYLVGRYRNHGDSRTGLAAGSRGLELAIFRSRDQGRSFEKVVGMGKQELSPGETPVLSIEGSAIRFSPNSVELYVSTEKDRVGYPPEFQRFLKPGTGVWSIDRIDADSVEGLKDAAIVPWLVSKEPETIHVKDPFLYETPTGPLLLFCSHPFNWSCSNTGFVPADAAVPRDDSVSSETSGASTRCESATFDFFPRGNVWDVAMTRGTAVIDVPALGAFLGQNVQLMFYDGGECVRDHTQHAESVARPRGHSCEELGGAAVFLDRRWQQPQRLSRYEPLFVSPFGTGCSRYVDVLDRPEGMYATWQQSQPDGSQPLVLHFVPRSEIESVLA, from the coding sequence ATGCTGGACCATCGACTTCAATCCAAACTCGTCGATCTCTGCCACCTGTTGATCGACCAACGTCGCGCCAGGGTCATCGTTCCGCCTTATGATGCGAGTTCGGGCTTCTGGTTCGGCGGCGGAAACATGGCGGTCGGACCCCAGGGCGATCTTTATTTGGTCGGCCGCTACCGCAATCACGGCGATTCAAGAACCGGGTTGGCTGCGGGCAGTCGCGGGCTGGAATTGGCGATCTTTCGATCGCGCGATCAAGGCCGATCATTTGAAAAAGTCGTGGGGATGGGCAAGCAAGAACTGTCTCCCGGCGAGACACCGGTGCTGTCGATCGAAGGCAGTGCGATCCGCTTTAGCCCAAACTCGGTCGAACTGTATGTTTCAACCGAAAAAGACCGAGTCGGTTATCCACCAGAGTTTCAACGGTTTCTGAAACCCGGCACCGGGGTGTGGTCGATCGATCGAATCGATGCCGACTCGGTTGAGGGCCTGAAAGACGCGGCGATCGTTCCGTGGCTGGTGTCGAAGGAACCGGAGACGATTCACGTCAAAGACCCGTTTCTGTATGAGACACCTACCGGCCCGTTGCTGCTGTTTTGCTCGCACCCCTTCAATTGGAGCTGTTCCAACACGGGATTCGTGCCGGCAGACGCCGCCGTCCCGCGGGACGATTCTGTCTCGTCTGAAACCTCCGGCGCCTCGACGCGCTGCGAATCGGCAACCTTCGACTTTTTTCCTCGCGGCAATGTCTGGGACGTCGCCATGACTCGCGGCACGGCGGTCATCGACGTGCCTGCACTCGGTGCGTTTCTCGGGCAGAACGTGCAATTGATGTTCTATGACGGCGGTGAATGCGTGCGCGATCACACGCAACACGCCGAATCGGTTGCCCGCCCCCGCGGCCATTCGTGCGAGGAACTCGGCGGTGCCGCTGTGTTCCTCGACCGACGTTGGCAACAACCGCAACGACTGTCTCGGTACGAGCCCTTGTTTGTCAGCCCGTTCGGTACGGGGTGCAGTCGCTATGTGGACGTCTTGGATCGCCCCGAGGGGATGTACGCCACCTGGCAGCAATCACAACCCGACGGTTCACAGCCGCTTGTGTTGCACTTCGTCCCCCGCAGCGAAATCGAGTCCGTGCTGGCATAG
- a CDS encoding VOC family protein — protein MQVHYLEFVTPDVDIVCATLSELHGVTFGTGDPALGNARTATLAGGGKIGVRAPMHESESPIVRPYVLVDDIDAAVTSAEAAGGQVALAPMELPGHGKCAIFFQGGIQHGLWQV, from the coding sequence ATGCAAGTCCACTATCTAGAGTTCGTGACGCCGGACGTCGACATCGTGTGCGCAACGCTTTCCGAACTCCATGGCGTGACGTTCGGCACGGGCGATCCGGCGCTTGGCAATGCACGCACGGCCACGCTAGCGGGCGGGGGAAAGATCGGCGTGCGGGCTCCGATGCACGAATCCGAGTCGCCCATCGTCCGACCTTACGTGCTGGTCGACGACATTGATGCCGCGGTGACATCTGCCGAGGCGGCCGGGGGCCAGGTCGCGCTTGCGCCGATGGAGTTGCCCGGTCACGGGAAGTGCGCCATTTTCTTTCAGGGTGGCATTCAACACGGACTCTGGCAGGTGTGA
- a CDS encoding sulfatase family protein, translating to MRRILSLAILTLATLAPALAADRPNILFIFSDDHALNAISAYGGRLAEVAPTPNIDRIANEGALFRNSFCANSICGPSRACILSGKHSHKNGFLRNTGAGFDQSQWTVAKSLHGGGYQTAVIGKWHLKTDPVAFDYWDILPGQGSYYNPVFISMDGKQKRFDGYATDITTDKAIQWLDRRDADKPFFLMCQHKAPHRTFAPALRHLGTLDGVTIPEPSNLFDDYATRSRTLPKNEMEIDRHMTWAYDLKLRKEEMQGVTLPEFRSYGTPEYNRMTESQKATWDAHFAPKNKAFIDDYKAGTIDHQALVRWKYQRYMQNYLETVKAVDESVGRLLDYLDNHQLADNTVVIYSSDQGFYLGEHGWFDKRWMFEESFTMPFVIRWPGVVQPGAKPTALIQNIDYAPTFLDMAGMDTPDEVQGTSIMPVLKDSDQQIRDSVYYAYYELGEHAVPQHFGVRTHTHKLFYLPWTDEWQLFDLVNDPTEMRNVYSDQNYAEVRKQLHETYDQLRSQYDAPSYEAYAPPQYREKASR from the coding sequence ATGAGACGAATCCTTTCCCTGGCAATCCTGACCCTGGCAACCCTCGCTCCCGCCCTGGCCGCCGATCGCCCGAACATCTTGTTCATCTTTTCCGACGACCATGCGTTGAACGCGATCTCGGCTTACGGCGGTCGGCTGGCGGAGGTCGCGCCGACGCCCAATATCGATCGCATCGCCAACGAAGGCGCCCTGTTTCGCAATTCCTTTTGCGCCAATTCCATCTGTGGCCCGTCACGCGCTTGCATCCTGTCCGGCAAACACAGCCACAAGAATGGTTTCTTGCGCAACACCGGCGCGGGGTTCGACCAGTCTCAATGGACCGTCGCCAAGTCCTTGCACGGCGGTGGTTACCAGACCGCGGTGATCGGGAAGTGGCACTTGAAAACCGACCCCGTCGCCTTTGACTACTGGGACATCTTGCCCGGGCAAGGCAGCTATTACAATCCGGTTTTCATCTCGATGGACGGCAAACAGAAACGGTTTGACGGATACGCCACCGACATCACGACCGACAAAGCGATCCAGTGGCTCGACCGCCGCGATGCCGACAAACCGTTCTTCCTGATGTGCCAGCACAAGGCACCGCACCGAACGTTTGCCCCCGCCCTGCGCCACCTCGGCACGCTGGACGGGGTCACCATTCCCGAGCCGAGCAACTTGTTCGACGACTATGCCACGCGCAGCCGAACGTTGCCCAAGAATGAAATGGAAATCGATCGGCACATGACCTGGGCCTATGATTTGAAGCTGCGCAAAGAAGAAATGCAGGGCGTCACCTTGCCGGAGTTCCGGTCGTACGGCACCCCGGAATACAACCGCATGACGGAGTCGCAAAAGGCCACATGGGACGCCCACTTCGCACCAAAAAACAAAGCCTTTATCGACGACTACAAAGCCGGAACGATCGATCATCAAGCACTGGTGCGTTGGAAGTACCAACGCTACATGCAGAACTATCTGGAAACGGTCAAGGCAGTCGACGAGAGCGTGGGCCGACTGCTAGACTACCTGGACAATCACCAGTTGGCCGACAACACCGTCGTGATCTATTCGTCCGACCAGGGGTTTTATCTCGGCGAACATGGCTGGTTCGACAAACGATGGATGTTCGAAGAATCGTTCACAATGCCGTTTGTGATCCGCTGGCCCGGCGTGGTCCAGCCGGGCGCCAAGCCGACGGCACTGATTCAAAACATCGATTACGCCCCCACGTTCCTGGACATGGCCGGCATGGACACTCCCGACGAAGTTCAAGGGACGTCGATCATGCCGGTGCTCAAGGACAGCGATCAACAGATTCGCGATTCGGTCTATTACGCGTATTACGAACTCGGCGAACACGCCGTCCCGCAACACTTCGGCGTTCGAACGCACACGCACAAATTGTTTTACCTGCCGTGGACCGATGAGTGGCAGCTGTTCGATTTGGTCAACGACCCCACCGAGATGCGGAACGTTTACTCCGATCAGAACTACGCCGAAGTCCGCAAGCAGCTTCACGAAACCTACGACCAACTGCGTTCCCAGTACGACGCCCCGAGTTACGAAGCCTACGCACCGCCGCAGTATCGCGAGAAAGCCTCGCGTTGA
- a CDS encoding sulfatase family protein: MKSIPLRSFFCSLAVIVLACGWLVEASAQQTSAQQTPPNVVIIFIDDMGYADIGPFGDTGYPTPNLDRMAAEGRKFTDFCVSSAVCSASRSALMTGCYHKRIGISGALGPKSNIGLNFNETTIAEVCRSKGYRTAIYGKWHLGHHPKFLPTNHGFDEYYGIPYSNDMWPLHPATVAKRRINPNAPSNWAELPMIKDTKVVIDSIRPEDQQQMTKQFTERAVEFIRRDSDKPFFLYLPHPMVHVPLFVSDAFRGKSGHGLFGDVVMEVDWSVGQILDAIEDIGVQRNTLVVFTSDNGPWLSYGTHAGKATPLREGKGTMFEGGYREPTLMWWKGKIPAGTTCDTFASTIDLLPTIAALADAELPDHKIDGHDIRPLMFGHSDAKTPHDSFACFYKGELEAVRNERFKLVFPHKYRTLNGHPGGTGGLPIAYQNQMAERALYDLDNDIAETTDVSAEFPDVVAELEAAAASYRNEMGDKLTKTKGTEIRPAGRMEPGDETLPLVW; encoded by the coding sequence ATGAAATCAATCCCGCTACGTTCATTTTTCTGCTCACTGGCCGTGATCGTGCTGGCGTGTGGCTGGCTCGTCGAGGCGTCAGCCCAGCAGACGTCAGCCCAGCAGACGCCGCCCAACGTCGTGATCATTTTCATCGACGACATGGGCTATGCGGACATCGGCCCGTTCGGTGACACGGGCTATCCGACGCCGAATCTGGACCGCATGGCAGCCGAAGGTCGCAAGTTCACCGATTTCTGCGTCTCGTCCGCCGTCTGCAGCGCCTCACGCTCGGCCTTGATGACGGGGTGCTACCACAAACGTATCGGCATTTCCGGCGCACTGGGGCCAAAGTCAAACATCGGGCTGAACTTCAACGAGACGACGATTGCGGAAGTGTGCCGCAGCAAGGGGTATCGCACGGCGATTTACGGCAAATGGCATCTCGGACACCACCCCAAGTTCCTGCCCACCAACCACGGCTTCGACGAGTATTACGGGATTCCGTACAGCAATGACATGTGGCCGCTGCATCCGGCCACCGTCGCCAAGCGCCGCATCAATCCCAACGCGCCGAGTAATTGGGCCGAATTGCCGATGATCAAGGACACGAAAGTTGTCATCGACAGTATCCGACCGGAAGACCAACAGCAGATGACGAAGCAGTTCACCGAGCGGGCCGTCGAGTTCATCCGACGCGATTCCGATAAACCGTTTTTCCTCTACCTGCCACACCCGATGGTGCATGTCCCGTTGTTCGTCTCCGACGCGTTTCGCGGCAAGAGCGGACACGGTTTGTTCGGTGACGTGGTCATGGAAGTGGATTGGTCGGTCGGTCAAATCTTGGACGCGATCGAAGACATCGGCGTCCAACGCAACACCCTGGTCGTGTTCACCAGCGACAACGGACCCTGGCTTTCGTATGGGACGCATGCCGGGAAAGCGACGCCGCTGCGCGAGGGCAAGGGCACGATGTTTGAAGGCGGCTATCGCGAGCCGACGTTGATGTGGTGGAAAGGAAAGATCCCGGCGGGAACCACTTGCGATACCTTTGCCAGCACCATCGATTTGTTGCCCACGATCGCCGCACTGGCCGATGCCGAATTGCCCGACCACAAGATCGACGGCCACGACATCCGCCCCTTGATGTTCGGCCACAGCGATGCCAAGACGCCCCACGATTCGTTCGCATGTTTTTACAAAGGCGAATTGGAAGCGGTGCGGAATGAACGCTTCAAGTTGGTGTTTCCACACAAGTACCGCACACTCAACGGACACCCCGGTGGCACAGGCGGATTGCCGATCGCGTACCAGAACCAAATGGCCGAGCGGGCGTTGTACGATTTGGACAACGACATCGCTGAAACGACCGATGTCTCGGCCGAGTTCCCCGACGTCGTCGCCGAACTGGAAGCCGCAGCGGCCAGCTATCGCAACGAGATGGGGGACAAGTTGACGAAAACCAAGGGAACCGAAATCCGGCCGGCCGGGCGAATGGAACCGGGCGACGAAACGTTGCCGCTGGTTTGGTAA